AACAGTAAGAAagcccttttaaaaacagaatcagAGTCAGTGACTTGCTCAAAATTAAAGCTAGCACCAACATAtctgaaagtaaaataactattttctCCAATGTGGAAATCTTCAGAAACTGGGGCTGGTCATCTGCTGTCTGGAAGATGTGGCTTCTTGGCAAATACTGGGAGGGGATATTACCAAATCCCTCACCCAACTTCTCATTTCATAATTTGTTTCCAAACAGGAGCTTCCTGTTTAACTGTGCACCGGGAGGTATCTCTGAATCTATGTCTCTATTTGAGTACATTCATTTAAGATAGGAAGACTCTGAGCACAGAACTGTTACAAATGTCACTTCCAGTTTATGCCACAAAAGCTTCCCAATGATAaatcacttttatttaaaacagtacTATAAAGAAGAATCATGCATTCAGAGCTTGATGCCAGATTGTGTGCTTCTTAAAATGATGTTCTCTACCCCTCCCCATATGTACCACTCTTCAGTAACAACAGAGGAAGCCTTACAACAGGGGACTTGCTGCGATACTGGTTGGCATGCTGCTGGAGCAAATCCAGTGCTTTGGACTCAGTGGTTGATTTCGTATTGATGCTTGGGCTGGTATTGACTTTTTCCGCCTCTTCTCTCCCTGACATCTTCCCATAAACTGGATAATGAAATCCTGGAGAGAGATAGGCCCCTGCAGGTAAACAATAAATACCACATCAAGTTACTGTTtttacattttggttttatcaaggtggaggaggagatgcCAGGACAGAGGATAACATCAAAAACGGATCACGTGACTATCAAACGGCATCTTTGCTCTTCAATTTCTTCACCTAATTTACCCTGATGAATGGAGGTTATAAAGAGGGTTGAGCTGATAGCCATTTCAGACATTTATGGTTCCTCTTTAAGTGAAAGGAATAGTAACTATAATGGTTCTGACAGTAAGTgcttagaatatttttataggCAATAAACTATCTGTCAGTCTAACAGCAATAGCAGACTGTCAAGGGTTGAGAAAACTGTAGCTGGAAACTGTGACAGTTCATAAAAGGAACATCTTGTATTAAATCAGTTTCATCTACAGAACTTTCCCTCGTGGaagcacaagcaaaacaaatgtcACCCATGAAGCTTCTAATTTACCCTAGCTActaacagaaatattaaatgcaGGCTTTACTGCACTTTGAGGGTGTAAATCTTAACTAGTGTGCAAGGCAAATTTCAGAATACATACCAGGATAGCTGTGCATTAGGACAGGAGAGACTGCACGATAGGCTGGATGGTTGGGATCGTACATCTGTGGATAAGGATAAGCATGCAAGTACTGGATATATGACTGATGCTGACTCATTGGTGAGGAAACTGCTACTCTAGCACCCCGAGAGTCCTTCCAATTTACAGGAGTCTTTCGATCATCGTTTTTTATCTTGCTCTCATCCACTGATTGAGAATCAGAACGCTTGACCTCTTTAGGCTCCTCTTTAATGCTTGCTAATGAGACAGGAAGGTTAGGCAGGGAACTTTCCTTGTTAGGTGTTTTTCTAGGGCTATcttcttttaactttttctcACGATCAAGTTCTTCTGATTTTTGCTGATCAAGGTATTTGGGCTGATAGACATAATGATGCCATGTTCGTGAATCTGGATCCTAatatggaggagaaaaaaaattttgttctgaACTTAGATGTTGAAATAAGGTCGTTATTGATATTTCCCATACTTcagttaatgtatttttaatagctgtttTAAGAACATATCCCTATCACATAGAGAAGAGGTTTGCTTGCTTCAGAGTGCCTTCCGCTCAAAGTCAAACCAATATTCCAATGAAGGAGCAAGAGACTATTATCAAATTTTAATTCAATTGCTTCATCTTATATCCTTCTTCATGCCTTTAACTAGTTTAATCATGAAATACGTATGCATTGTATCAAAGTTCTGAGACCACATTattcataaaacattttcattaaagtCCACAGAGAGGTTTTCCCACTAGAGagcaaaaaaatacctgtgaaCCACAGAATTAAAGCTGGCTAATGATATGCCAGAGCACTTAGATTACCTGGAACAATGAACCTGAAAAACTGATCTCACTGGAAAGATGCTAATGCTGCCTCTTATATTACAAACATTCAGGAATCAGTGGAAGTCAGACTGTAAGGCAGACTTCTTCAGCTGACAGTCTTACTTCAAGTTTGTAAAACTATATGTTGGTAAGTATTTACAGCAGTATTTAAAGAACACATACAGGATatcataaatacatttttgcaaaatatattacACAGACCAGTTTATAAACACATTACAGAATTAAGTAGGTGgattctttaaaacaaatcagtaCTGACCAGGaacaggaagacttttttttttctaatacaggATACGCAAGAGCTAATTGTAAACGTTGCCTCCAGCTGGTACACATTTATGGCACGTGCAACAGAAACATAAGCACACAACTAGACCCTTGAACAGTCTGGTTCAAACACTCATTTGAATCAGCAGAAATCTCCTGCTTGGGGCTGCACCATCCCACTTCCTTTAGAGCTCCCTAAATCCCACTCACCTGACCCCACTGTACGTTGAATGACAGGCAGTAAGGGTGAATTCTGGGATGTACCATACACCAGAACACGAAAGCACCAAGCATCGAGGCTCCTGTTCAGAGCACAGAGACAGTCGCATTGTCTCGAATGAAGGCAATGCAATATCTAGGAAGGTCAGCATGAAGCCACTGGATGAAATTCtctgaagtcaatggcaaaactaTCACTGACTTCAATGGAGAGAGTATTTCATCCATTATGTAGGTCTGTAGGGGACTGAGGTTGGttgaggagagaaggggaactTAACTGCTTCAGAAAGGTCACCTTGGGTTAAGATAAAGAGCTGAGCTTCAAGCCAACTCTTCAAAGAATGGGCTCACCCATCTTTAGTAAATGCCAACtgttatttaacaaaaaaaaagaaaccatattTCAAATCTACTTTAAGTCCTCTCACAACAAAAGCTGCTTATTTTGCTTGAAATTTCTCATTTCTGAACTAAGCAAATTGCTTAGAATTTACATCTAAAAGAGAAATCTAATTCTATTTTACTGAtgcatgtaatttaaaataagtctATTCAGGTCTCAAACCTGGGTTCTGTCACCACCTTGCTAGatctttggttttttctccttccttttcaaaCAGCTCAACTGAAAACTCTACTGGTCTATTCACAGATTACAGTACTACCCAGCATGAAAAATGGATGGCAGAGCTTGTCTGGCTGCAAAGGGAGAAGAACAGAGCAGAATCTGAGGCAAAATCTCACTTGACTTAAGGATTAACCAAGACACTCCTGTTCCATTTCCTGTGATCTCACCTGTTTAAATCGTGTGGTTGGATCTACTCCCGTTTGCTTCATGGAGTCCATAACAGATTTCATCTCCACAGCCTCCTTTATGAGCTGGTGGTTTTCCATTTGTTTGGCTTTGAAACTGTCAGcctgaagctgctgctggtgatTGGAAAGGATCTGTGATTTGCTTGTCTCCTCGCCTTTGTTAGGTACTATTTTAGTGTTATTTTTGCTGGACTCTGGAGTTGAAGGGGCCTTTGAAATAGTGGCAGATGGAATATTCTTCTGCTTGTTGTCATCTTTCCCAATCTCCTTCAAGGGGGGTTCATTCTTCCTTTCACAGTCCCTCCCAGTTTGtgccattttctgttctgctagTCTCTGGTCCTCATAGTATTTTTCATACTGCTGCCTGTAAGCAGGGTTAGAGGCCATTAGGGACTTTTGGTCCATGTAGAGCCCATAGGCATACTGTCCATAATAAAGTGACTGAGCAAGTGCAGGGTGTCTTTGCGTTATTACTGACTGATGTTGTGGTTGCAAATTAGAGGAAGTGCTTTCGCTTTTCTTGGCATCTGATGgttctgccttctctttcttttcagcctcttcctctgcctcttttttGATCTTCAGTCCCTGTGGGGTACTGCTGTTCCCAGCTGCTGGGGCACTGACCTGTCCAGAGTGCATGTAACTTGGGGAATAATAAGGATCGTAGCCATGGTAATAGGGAGAATGGGACTCTTTTGCTTGAGCCGATTGTGCTGTGGTTGAAGAATGCCCTTTTACAACACCGTCCTTATTAGAAATAATATCTGATGGAGAGCTGGCCTTTGACCTCAAGCCCTCTGACCTGCTGTCAGAGCCACCATCATCAGCCGCATCAGAAATATCCGAGTAAGCAGGGCTGTTGGTTTTAGTGGCTGTGCTATCTGCACCGTTTTGTGTCAACACATGCAGTGGCGCCATGGCAGATTGTCCATTCACCAAAGTGCTGCATTCCATCCTGGATGCACTCCCTATGGAAGGGCTGGGCGCGTTGTCTGTGAACGTGTAAACCTTATCAGCTTCAGCCTTAATACTTGCCATCCTGCTCTCTTGAGACTCTGACAGTCCATTAGCTAGCACTTCATTCTTGTTGAGATGGTCCTTTAAAAAATGTCCAGATAAGTCCTTCCCAGACCCTTTTGAATCCTCCAGCTTTCCCAGCTTGGAATCCATCTTGGGACTTCCtgtctctttgctttctttgtccTTCAGCTTTcgcttctcctttttctttttgtctttgagTGATGTGAGAGCTGGGTTTACAGTGCTTGGCTCTCCCATGATTGTGGGCTTTGGTTGAATAGGTTTTAGCGGAGGGCTCTTTGGTGTAGCCTGAACAATGGTAGTTGTTAGGGAGGGCAGTCCCGGTATTGTCCCTGTAGTGGTGGTTGTGAAGGCTGTCGTAGGTATAGCTATTAATTGAGGAGGAGTCGGTGCTGGCGCTGGGGCAATGGGCCTGGCTGTTTTCAGTTTGGAAAGGTTTTTATCCACTTTGCAATTGTTTGCTTTCTTGCCTTTATCACCCAAACTCTTCTTGTCGATTAACCCTTCAGCCTCCAATTTCGGCATTTCAGTTTGCAAATTGCCATCTGCTACAGAGCAATTATCCAGTGTAGCTGCCATATTAGAAATTACTGGAAGGCTGTTCAATTCACTGTTCAGACCCTTCTTTTTGCCAGAATTCTTGCCAGTTTTGGAACTCATAACTGAACCAGGACCGTTGCTGGTCAGTTCCCTTTTTCCCTTGGGGGTCCCTGTGGCAGTGATAGAGGAAGGAGATGTCGGTGCTTTTAGTGGATCAAAGCCTGGCAAGTTTGTGCTTGGCTCACTGCATTCAAGTGCCACATTACTCAATGCTTCCTCACAGTCTGAAATTTTGTCTTCACCATCAGGCTCAAACTCCAGTTTGTTTTCTGGGTCTAAATGTGCATGAGCCTGATGGTATCTTAGTCCATTAATGTGCTTGTATTTTTTGTTGCAGTTGGGGTGAGGACAGTCAATCAGCACTGGAGAAGAGCAGCCTTGGTCCAAAAAAGTAGTCTCAGGTTTCCCCTGCGGGGTGGTGGGAGTGCTTCTAGAGTTAGTACGAACACGTTTTCCAGATTTATTGTCTTCTGAACTGGAATTCAAATCAAGCTCCATTGGAGGCTTAGTTTTCCTCTTGTTTGTGGATGAGGGGCTGGCTTTCACCTCATCCATGGTGCAGTTTGGGGGTGTCCTGCGCCCACTGGAGTTAAGGCTgccccttctccccttcccattGGCACCACCTCGATTCTTATTCTGAAGTCCTCTGGACTCTGCAAAACTTGCATCATTCCCAGgtacagctgcagctgcagcagaccTTGCTCGCTTTCCCCTCCCCCGTCCTCCACGCATTTCCAGGTCACTTGTTGGTGACTCACAAAACCTATATAAACAAGAGCAGATTTCATCAGCAGGAGCTGTAAACTGAATAAATaccaaaacaccaccacctcctGTAACAGAACCTTCATACATGTTAAAGGAAAGATGTCCTTCTTCCACATGACAGTTACAGTCTCAAAGGGAAACTTAttagaaaaggacaaaaatggaaaaagaacaagacCGCCTAATTAgaacaatggaaagaaaaactatc
The DNA window shown above is from Phalacrocorax aristotelis chromosome Z, bGulAri2.1, whole genome shotgun sequence and carries:
- the ZNF608 gene encoding zinc finger protein 608 isoform X1, with amino-acid sequence MSLNTSTAAKGVDPNAVDTYDSGDDWEIGVGNLIIDLDADLEKDRQKFEMNNSTNTTSSSNTSSKDCGGLASSGANATSALADGLKFASVQPSAPQGNSSHKETSKSKVKRSKTSKDANKSLPSAALYGIPEISSAGKRQEVQGRPGEATGMNSALGQSVSSNPNGNNNTTSNNTTIASCGKNKEEKPGKAPGSRGSKRDKDAGKSRKDKQHDLQQGHPNGGGGGSSQALPGHLYGFGAKGGSGGSSSPFHSTSSAVGEVSKSTPDPGLMGNSILVKKEEDEEESHRRIKKLKTEKVDPLFTVPAPPPPISSSITPQILPSYFSPSSSNIAAPVEQLLVRTRSVGVNTCEVGVVTEPECLGPCEPGTSVNLEGIVWHETEEGVLVVNVTWRNKTYVGTLLDCTKHDWAPPRFCESPTSDLEMRGGRGRGKRARSAAAAAVPGNDASFAESRGLQNKNRGGANGKGRRGSLNSSGRRTPPNCTMDEVKASPSSTNKRKTKPPMELDLNSSSEDNKSGKRVRTNSRSTPTTPQGKPETTFLDQGCSSPVLIDCPHPNCNKKYKHINGLRYHQAHAHLDPENKLEFEPDGEDKISDCEEALSNVALECSEPSTNLPGFDPLKAPTSPSSITATGTPKGKRELTSNGPGSVMSSKTGKNSGKKKGLNSELNSLPVISNMAATLDNCSVADGNLQTEMPKLEAEGLIDKKSLGDKGKKANNCKVDKNLSKLKTARPIAPAPAPTPPQLIAIPTTAFTTTTTGTIPGLPSLTTTIVQATPKSPPLKPIQPKPTIMGEPSTVNPALTSLKDKKKKEKRKLKDKESKETGSPKMDSKLGKLEDSKGSGKDLSGHFLKDHLNKNEVLANGLSESQESRMASIKAEADKVYTFTDNAPSPSIGSASRMECSTLVNGQSAMAPLHVLTQNGADSTATKTNSPAYSDISDAADDGGSDSRSEGLRSKASSPSDIISNKDGVVKGHSSTTAQSAQAKESHSPYYHGYDPYYSPSYMHSGQVSAPAAGNSSTPQGLKIKKEAEEEAEKKEKAEPSDAKKSESTSSNLQPQHQSVITQRHPALAQSLYYGQYAYGLYMDQKSLMASNPAYRQQYEKYYEDQRLAEQKMAQTGRDCERKNEPPLKEIGKDDNKQKNIPSATISKAPSTPESSKNNTKIVPNKGEETSKSQILSNHQQQLQADSFKAKQMENHQLIKEAVEMKSVMDSMKQTGVDPTTRFKQDPDSRTWHHYVYQPKYLDQQKSEELDREKKLKEDSPRKTPNKESSLPNLPVSLASIKEEPKEVKRSDSQSVDESKIKNDDRKTPVNWKDSRGARVAVSSPMSQHQSYIQYLHAYPYPQMYDPNHPAYRAVSPVLMHSYPGAYLSPGFHYPVYGKMSGREEAEKVNTSPSINTKSTTESKALDLLQQHANQYRSKSPVPVEKSAAEREREAERERDRHSPFSQRHLHTHHHTHVGMGYPLIPGQYDPFQGLTSAALVATQQVAAQASASGMFPAQRRE
- the ZNF608 gene encoding zinc finger protein 608 isoform X2; the encoded protein is MSLNTSTAAKGVDPNAVDTYDSGDDWEIGVGNLIIDLDADLEKDRQKFEMNNSTNTTSSSNTSSKDCGGLASSGANATSALADGLKFASVQPSAPQGNSSHKETSKSKVKRSKTSKDANKSLPSAALYGIPEISSAGKRQEVQGRPGEATGMNSALGQSVSSNPNGNNNTTSNNTTIASCGKNKEEKPGKAPGSRGSKRDKDAGKSRKDKQHDLQQGHPNGGGGGSSQALPGHLYGFGAKGGSGGSSSPFHSTSSAVGEVSKSTPDPGLMGNSILVKKEEDEEESHRRIKKLKTEKVDPLFTVPAPPPPISSSITPQILPSYFSPSSSNIAAPVEQLLVRTRSVGVNTCEVGVVTEPECLGPCEPGTSVNLEGIVWHETEEGVLVVNVTWRNKTYVGTLLDCTKHDWAPPRFCESPTSDLEMRGGRGRGKRARSAAAAAVPGNDASFAESRGLQNKNRGGANGKGRRGSLNSSGRRTPPNCTMDEVKASPSSTNKRKTKPPMELDLNSSSEDNKSGKRVRTNSRSTPTTPQGKPETTFLDQGCSSPVLIDCPHPNCNKKYKHINGLRYHQAHAHLDPENKLEFEPDGEDKISDCEEALSNVALECSEPSTNLPGFDPLKAPTSPSSITATGTPKGKRELTSNGPGSVMSSKTGKNSGKKKGLNSELNSLPVISNMAATLDNCSVADGNLQTEMPKLEAEGLIDKKSLGDKGKKANNCKVDKNLSKLKTARPIAPAPAPTPPQLIAIPTTAFTTTTTGTIPGLPSLTTTIVQATPKSPPLKPIQPKPTIMGEPSTVNPALTSLKDKKKKEKRKLKDKESKETGSPKMDSKLGKLEDSKGSGKDLSGHFLKDHLNKNEVLANGLSESQESRMASIKAEADKVYTFTDNAPSPSIGSASRMECSTLVNGQSAMAPLHVLTQNGADSTATKTNSPAYSDISDAADDGGSDSRSEGLRSKASSPSDIISNKDGVVKGHSSTTAQSAQAKESHSPYYHGYDPYYSPSYMHSGQVSAPAAGNSSTPQGLKIKKEAEEEAEKKEKAEPSDAKKSESTSSNLQPQHQSVITQRHPALAQSLYYGQYAYGLYMDQKSLMASNPAYRQQYEKYYEDQRLAEQKMAQTGRDCERKNEPPLKEIGKDDNKQKNIPSATISKAPSTPESSKNNTKIVPNKGEETSKSQILSNHQQQLQADSFKAKQMENHQLIKEAVEMKSVMDSMKQTGVDPTTRFKQDPDSRTWHHYVYQPKYLDQQKSEELDREKKLKEDSPRKTPNKESSLPNLPVSLASIKEEPKEVKRSDSQSVDESKIKNDDRKTPVNWKDSRGARVAVSSPMSQHQSYIQYLHAYPYPQMYDPNHPAYRAVSPVLMHSYPGAYLSPGFHYPVYGKMSGREEAEKVNTSPSINTKSTTESKALDLLQQHANQYRSKSPVPVEKSAAEREREAERERDRHSPFSQRHLHTHHHTHVGMGYPLIPGQYDPFQGLTSAALVATQQVAAQASASGMFPAQRR